One part of the Pecten maximus chromosome 1, xPecMax1.1, whole genome shotgun sequence genome encodes these proteins:
- the LOC117334675 gene encoding sodium/calcium exchanger 3-like has protein sequence MANITNTTDAPNATAFTLYNYKCSNKGILLPVINEFTWSDNTRAALYFIAMLWCFLGVSIIADIFMCAIERITSKTTKVRIPDEGMPEGYRELNVKVWNDTVANLSLLALGTSAPEILLSCIEVIGNRFVAGELGPSTIVGSASFNLLVISAICISCIPDGEVRKMKYLKVFGVTSFSCIFAYVWLVIVLIGISPNRVELWEAIVTLLFFPTLILVAYLADRDCCMKKEDLDASGMVGISLQDRKDPEETMALDSRTSGDASLMNLAKELGHEAREDGLPEDEAAKLAAAKIAENQSHGRMWYRINATRGITGGKRLVPHVLTSFQGIYNNIRLPEEERKSAKAVDHSEGGQKAVIEFTAASVSVLESEKRVRVGIRRYGNIDKSVTVRVETINGTAVAPEDYITFNEEVKFAAKDQLEQIYIEIVDDNEWEPDEFFFVKLIRFDDDVHDAALGNVSICQVTIINDDEPGKLEFAKPTIIATDCNRRVRIPVQRVNGADGHVSVKWETKDITAISGKEFEGGSGELLFDHGETNRTIDINILDSMKPERDESFQVELTVCDGGAVLGKISKCIVTIVSDEEFNGLVSRIFNLTKANLDYLQLEESTWVGQFRQAMNVNGGEIEEATFLDYILHFLTFFWKVLFAFLPPPKYWNGWPAFVLSLAAIGFMTAIIGDLAGIFGCLIGLPDSITAITFVALGTSVPDTFASKHAAVNEKTADSSVGNINGSNSVNVFLGIGLPWTIAAIYWMVKTGEDFHVPAGSLSFTVIIYTVAAIMAILFLILRRNLSIFGNAELGGPKIPKYVSSIFFVSLWVIYILLSSLQATGKITLNI, from the exons ATGGCGAACATCACCAATACAACCGACGCTCCAAATGCCACCGCTTTTACACTTTACAATTATAAGTGCTCTAACAAGGGTATCCTGCTACCCGTCATCAATGAGTTCACGTGGTCGGACAATACCCGGGCCGCCCTATACTTCATAGCCATGTTATGGTGCTTCCTCGGAGTTTCCATCATTGCAGACATTTTCATGTGTGCTATTGAACGTATAACTAGCAAGACAACTAAGGTGAGAATCCCAGATGAAGGCATGCCCGAAGGTTACCGAGAGCTCAATGTCAAGGTATGGAACGACACTGTAGCTAATCTGAGTTTACTTGCACTTGGAACAAGTGCTCCCGAGATTCTACTCTCTTGCATAGAAGTCATCGGCAACCGCTTCGTCGCCGGAGAACTCGGGCCAAGCACCATTGTAGGTTCGGCGTCTTTCAACCTCCTTGTCATCTCAGCCATTTGTATCTCTTGTATTCCTGATGGAGAAGTCCGCAAAATGAAATACTTAAAGGTATTCGGAGTAACGAGTTTCTCGTGTATATTTGCATACGTATGGCTTGTCATCGTTCTGATTGGGATATCTCCAAACAGGGTAGAGCTGTGGGAAGCGATCGTAACTCTCCTCTTCTTCCCGACTCTCATCCTCGTCGCCTACCTGGCTGATCGAGACTGCTGTATGAAGAAGGAGGACCTCGATGCCTCCGGAATGGTCGGAATCTCGCTAC AGGACCGCAAGGACCCAGAGGAGACCATGGCGCTGGACAGCCGTACTTCAGGAGACGCCTCTCTAATGAATCTCGCAAAG GAGCTGGGACACGAGGCGCGTGAAGATGGTTTGCCGGAGGATGAAGCTGCTAAATTAGCCGCTGCGAAAATTGCCGAGAATCAGTCGCACGGTCGTATGTGGTACCGAATCAACGCAACTCGCGGAATCACAGGCGGTAAACGTCTAGTCCCGCACGTCCTGACGTCCTTCCAAGGG atCTATAATAACATCCGTTTGCCGGAGGAGGAGCGTAAGAGTGCCAAGGCCGTCGACCATTCGGAAGGCGGACAAAAGGCTGTGATCGAGTTTACAGCGGCTTCGGTATCTGTCCTGGAGAGTGAGAAGAGAGTTCGAGTAGGCATCCGACGATACGGCAACATAGACAAATCAGTGACTGtcag GGTTGAAACCATCAACGGTACCGCTGTGGCCCCAGAAGACTACATCACTTTCAACGAGGAGGTTAAATTCGCCGCCAAGGATCAGCTCGAACAGATCTACATCGAGATCGTGGACGACAACGAGTGGGAGCCAGACGAGTTCTTCTTCGTCAAGCTGATCAGGTTTGATGATGACGTACACGATGCTGCTCTCGGCAATGTTTCCATCTGTCAAGTCACCATCATCAACGACGACG AACCCGGTAAACTGGAATTCGCCAAGCCCACCATCATCGCCACCGATTGTAATAGAAGGGTACGGATCCCAGTCCAGAGAGTGAACGGGGCTGATGGTCACGTGTCTGTCAAGTGGGAGACTAAGGACATCACCGCTATCAGTGGCAAGGAGTTCGAGGGCGGCAGCGGGGAGCTTCTGTTCGATCATGGGGAGACCAATCGTACCATCGATATTAATATTCTAGACAGCATG aAACCAGAACGTGACGAGAGTTTCCAGGTTGAGCTGACAGTTTGTGATGGTGGTGCCGTTCTGGGgaagatttcaaaatgtattgTTACTATCGTCAGTGATGAAG AGTTTAACGGATTAGTCAGTAGGATCTTCAACTTGACTAAGGCAAACCTGGATTATCTACAGTTGGAGGAGTCCACGTGGGTCGGACAGTTCCGACAAGCTATGAACGTCAATGGCGGTGAGATCGAAGAAGCTACTTTCTTGGACTACATCCTACACTTCCTCACATTCTTCTGGAAA GTCTTGTTCGCCTTCCTACCTCCACCAAAATACTGGAACGGATGGCCGGCTTTCGTCCTTTCCCTAGCTGCAATTGGGTTCATGACCGCAATCATTGGAGATTTGGCTGGAATCTTTGGGTGTCTGATTGGCCTCCCAGACAGTATCACCGCCATCACCTTCGTCGCCCTCGGAACCAGTGTACCGGATACGTTCGCTAGTAAACACGCTGCCGTAAACGAGAAGACAGCAGACAGCTCCGTAGGCAATATCAACGGTAGTAATTCTGTCAACGTATTCCTTGGAATTGGACTGCCTTGGACCATCGCTGCAATCTACTGGATGGTCAAAACT GGAGAAGATTTCCATGTACCCGCCGGATCACTCTCGTTCACTGTGATTATCTACACGGTAGCCGCCATTATGGCCATCTTGTTTCTCATCTTGAGACGCAACTTGTCGATTTTCGGTAATGCTGAGCTGGGTGGACCTAAGATCCCCAAATACGTCAGCAGCATCTTCTTTGTTTCCCTTTGGGTCATCTACATCCTCCTCTCTTCATTACAGGCAACTGGCAAAATTACATTAAACATTTGA